From Sander lucioperca isolate FBNREF2018 chromosome 14, SLUC_FBN_1.2, whole genome shotgun sequence, the proteins below share one genomic window:
- the LOC116064118 gene encoding uncharacterized protein LOC116064118 codes for MWRIFLTVSLLCWSADGQVTCRNEKDEPVDWYIIYKVPKLNNIGTTGLEYLYIDSAGKNETSTDHNKPINHPNGVLANTLRPIFTTSMPDNFGFISYSDQPPPIGTGLGSTFGHSKGLMMMEKDKTGVWLLHSTPQFPFERDQNNFYPSSGAAKAQTFICVTFNYDQFQHIGEHLLAIAAFPFDHHIPDGFHKELTQVTEKDLKKRPKRDANQVKSRELTSAGLLSAGLISAGLISAGVISAGLTGTGTSFESIAKHQIKDEMDLVLLITSTFTFSIVDRNEKPCLRNNDKEAYNRFVKKHIIQENFDRNSIDAWQRYITDRGLCDRRRPKQSFFEPGSQGAVEQICQGHGHPLSNHKDNLCISPNTLPFYYVTLDNNCKVDCVVLKEDYVVVACDVIVNQCRPVHFEKHNGQGPDMSAICQKVNAA; via the exons ATGTGGAGGATTTTCCTGACGGTCAGTCTGCTCTGCTGGAGCGCTGACGGACAAGTGACCTGCAGAAATGAAAAGGATGAACCAGTGGACTG GTACATCATCTACAAGGTACCCAAACTGAATAACATCGGAACTACGGGTTTGGAATATCTTTACATTGATTCAGCTGGGAAGAACGAGACCTCTACAGATCACAATAAGCCCATCAACCATCCTAATGGTGTCCTGGCAAACACCCTGCGGCCCATATTTACCACATCAATG CCAGACAACTTTGGATTCATCTCCTACAGCGACCAACCTCCTCCAATAGGAACGGGTCTTGGCTCTACGTTTGGTCACAGTAAAG GACTTATGATGATGGAAAAAGACAAGACAGGAGTCTGGCTCTTACACAGCACACCACAGTTCCCTTTTGAAAGAGATCAAAATAATTTCTACCCATCCAGCGGAGCAGCGAAAGCTCAGACGTTTATCTGTGTAACATTCAACTACGACCAGTTCCAACACATAG GTGAACACCTGCTGGCCATCGCAGCTTTCCCTTTTGATCATCATATTCCAGACGGCTTCCATAAAGAGCTTACACAGGTTACAGAGAAAGACTTGAAGAAAAGACCAAAACGTGACGCAAATCAAGTCAAAAGTCGGGAGCTGACATCTGCAGGATTACTATCAGCAGGATTAATATCAGCAGGATTAATATCAGCAGGAGTAATATCAGCAGGATTAACAGGAACAGGAACATCGTTTGAAAGCATTGCTAAACACCAAATTAAAG acGAGATGGACCTTGTTCTCCTGATCACCTCCACGTTCACTTTTTCCATTGTTGATCGGAACGAAAAGCCTTGTCTACGTAACAATGACAAAGAAGCTTACAACAGATTTGTTAAGAAACACATCATTCAAGAGAACTTTGACAGAAACTCTATTGATGCCTGGCAACG GTACATAACGGACCGTGGACTCTGCGACAGGCGTCGACCGAAGCAGTCCTTCTTCGAGCCCGGGTCTCAGGGAGCTGTCGAGCAGATCTGTCAAGGCCATGGCCACCCACTGTCAAATCATAAAGACAACTTATGCATCAGTCCCAATACCCTGCCATTTTATTATGTTACGCTTGACAACAATTGCAAAGTTGATTGTGTAGTTCTTAAGGAGGATTATGTTGTTGTGGCTTGTGATGTGATTGTAAACCAGTGCCGTCCTGTCCATTTTGAGAAGCACAACGGCCAAGGGCCAGACATGAGCGCTATTTGCCAGAAAGTAAATGCTGCTTAG